From Chryseobacterium shandongense, the proteins below share one genomic window:
- a CDS encoding conjugal transfer protein TraO, which produces MKRLHLYIIGLFLLSLTMKGQRLIAKQKAVEINAGLLLNNSNNKNCFISTALTIHSGKGNYSFFSLEYMRESENYKTVAIPIDTYIAEAGYSFNLLADRKKNILINFSLSAVVGYENINKGEQFLFDGAMILSECNFVYGAGGKLSVEVYISDRIVLLPHFKTKALWNTSRNLFTPSAGFGIRINL; this is translated from the coding sequence ATGAAAAGATTACATCTTTATATCATAGGATTATTTCTTCTGAGCTTGACAATGAAAGGTCAGCGGTTGATCGCTAAACAAAAAGCAGTTGAAATAAATGCAGGACTTCTTTTAAATAATTCAAATAATAAAAATTGTTTTATTAGTACTGCGTTGACAATTCATTCAGGTAAAGGAAACTACAGTTTTTTCAGTTTGGAATATATGAGGGAATCTGAGAATTACAAAACAGTGGCTATTCCCATTGACACATACATTGCCGAAGCAGGCTACAGTTTCAATCTGTTAGCAGACCGTAAAAAGAATATATTGATTAATTTTTCATTATCGGCTGTAGTAGGTTATGAGAATATCAATAAGGGAGAACAATTTCTTTTTGACGGAGCAATGATTTTAAGCGAATGCAATTTTGTATATGGTGCTGGAGGAAAACTTTCAGTTGAAGTTTATATTTCGGACCGAATTGTTCTACTTCCGCATTTCAAAACTAAGGCATTATGGAATACATCCCGTAATCTGTTTACACCGTCTGCAGGATTTGGTATTAGAATAAACCTTTAA
- a CDS encoding DUF932 domain-containing protein, with amino-acid sequence MAHNLNFNNRTGKYSFFSVKEKAWHNLGQIVQDYPTSEEAIKFAGLDYEVEKSSLFTKGNGFIENENGIEIANSELEVPNYFANIRTDNNTVLGVVGKDYHIVQNRDAFSFFDSIVGGENGILYETAGALGNGERIFITAKLPDYIRVGNGDDITEKYIFLTTSHDGSGSITAAFTPVRIVCQNTLNASLKNMSNVVRIRHTAGAKQRLEDAHKVMGLANKLSNELENTFNHWAKITIGDEEMKRLIQLALCPNKETLTHLQKGNFDEISTLFKNTVDDAFAYAMISESQQMETTKGTLYGAYNAVTGYFQNVRNYKNNEAKLQSIVLGGTAQTRSQKAFELCETFSRMGSDSLILN; translated from the coding sequence ATGGCACATAATTTAAATTTCAACAACAGAACAGGAAAATATTCTTTTTTCAGCGTAAAAGAAAAAGCATGGCACAACTTAGGGCAAATCGTGCAGGACTACCCAACAAGTGAAGAGGCGATTAAATTTGCCGGTCTTGACTATGAGGTGGAAAAATCTTCGCTTTTCACCAAAGGAAATGGATTTATTGAAAATGAAAACGGTATAGAAATCGCAAATTCTGAATTGGAAGTCCCCAACTATTTTGCGAATATTCGAACAGATAACAATACCGTTTTAGGTGTTGTGGGCAAAGATTATCATATTGTTCAAAACCGTGATGCCTTTTCTTTTTTTGATTCTATTGTAGGCGGTGAAAACGGTATTCTATACGAGACTGCAGGAGCTTTGGGAAATGGTGAAAGAATTTTTATTACGGCTAAACTTCCCGATTATATCCGAGTTGGAAACGGGGATGATATTACAGAAAAATATATTTTCTTAACTACCTCACACGACGGAAGCGGAAGTATTACCGCTGCTTTTACTCCCGTCCGAATCGTTTGTCAGAATACCTTAAACGCTTCATTAAAAAATATGAGTAATGTTGTAAGAATAAGACACACCGCAGGAGCAAAACAACGTCTGGAAGATGCTCACAAAGTGATGGGGTTAGCCAATAAATTAAGCAATGAATTGGAAAATACATTTAATCATTGGGCAAAAATAACCATTGGAGATGAGGAAATGAAAAGACTGATTCAATTGGCACTATGTCCTAATAAAGAAACTCTAACGCATTTACAGAAAGGAAATTTTGATGAAATTTCAACGCTATTCAAAAATACAGTGGATGACGCTTTTGCCTATGCAATGATTAGCGAAAGTCAACAAATGGAAACCACAAAAGGGACTTTATATGGTGCATACAATGCCGTGACAGGATATTTTCAGAATGTCAGAAACTACAAAAATAATGAAGCAAAACTGCAGTCTATTGTTTTAGGTGGAACGGCGCAAACTAGATCGCAAAAAGCTTTTGAACTTTGTGAAACTTTTTCACGCATGGGTTCTGACTCCTTAATTCTAAATTAA
- a CDS encoding JAB domain-containing protein, with amino-acid sequence MNFNIVNEIKLTYTRKGNSEKIITSSRDAVKVFRQHFDSDEMDYRESFYALYLNQANKVLGIKKISECGIASTVVDVRIIMQAALLCNATSLILAHNHPSGNLKPSAEDLKVTENIKSASEFLNIKLLDHCILTSTHYISFADDGHL; translated from the coding sequence ATGAATTTTAACATCGTAAACGAAATAAAATTAACCTATACAAGAAAAGGGAATTCTGAAAAAATTATCACCTCATCAAGGGATGCAGTCAAAGTTTTTCGCCAACATTTCGATAGTGACGAAATGGACTACAGAGAATCGTTTTATGCCCTATACTTAAATCAGGCTAATAAAGTTTTAGGGATTAAAAAAATCTCTGAATGTGGTATTGCTTCAACAGTGGTCGATGTAAGAATTATTATGCAAGCAGCCTTACTTTGCAATGCTACCAGTCTCATATTAGCACACAATCATCCGTCTGGAAATTTAAAACCTTCCGCAGAAGATTTGAAAGTAACTGAGAACATTAAAAGTGCATCTGAGTTTTTAAATATTAAACTTTTAGACCATTGTATTTTAACTTCAACGCACTATATATCATTTGCAGATGACGGACATTTGTAA
- a CDS encoding DUF3872 domain-containing protein, which produces MKNIKKHIRKGLGLLLIIPVMILFELGLSSCSADEIEIQQNFPFELQVMPIPKDIANGETIEIRLKIIPIKNYSETQYYLRYFQFDGDGILQYFEDPPYLPNDSYQLTQKEFRLYYTSKSTVSQSFDVWIYDSFGNEKQISFQLNSKD; this is translated from the coding sequence ATGAAAAATATTAAAAAGCATATAAGAAAAGGGCTAGGTTTACTGCTGATCATTCCAGTGATGATTCTTTTTGAATTAGGTCTCAGCTCGTGCTCAGCAGACGAAATAGAAATACAGCAAAACTTCCCGTTTGAACTACAGGTCATGCCGATTCCAAAAGATATAGCTAATGGAGAGACGATTGAAATAAGACTCAAAATTATTCCCATAAAGAATTATTCTGAGACCCAATATTATCTTAGGTATTTTCAATTTGATGGAGATGGAATACTACAATACTTTGAAGACCCTCCTTATCTCCCAAATGATTCATACCAGCTAACTCAGAAGGAATTCAGATTGTATTACACATCTAAATCTACGGTCTCACAAAGTTTTGATGTCTGGATCTATGACAGTTTTGGAAATGAAAAACAGATTAGCTTTCAACTAAACAGCAAAGATTAA